In one Motacilla alba alba isolate MOTALB_02 chromosome 7, Motacilla_alba_V1.0_pri, whole genome shotgun sequence genomic region, the following are encoded:
- the LOC119703560 gene encoding uncharacterized protein LOC119703560 — protein MRQKASRKTRVIGQRDDSDEYLPNIVIIPESKAEERPKRSQTSRKNTARNSNCDQKNEVNVFRPCIDVQGVANESTKDLPGNLKQRRETYFVHPLDLAGNVGCFQTETKGGENVPPRSVPGSKVSKIPRAVKSNQKSNKKQTGGLQESGQGEVDPNMNALKKEASCKPRPQRKRSNSRPPETDSLARKNDGAKVLIGSSTELTSKQSILMGKFSCISHLLSEPGGFLEEQLPEISLADSLTDLSHGLESSHVSSSAVLSVSSRLTEVPFSKVLSTEGNRMPAKPPVWLKNSLVLTEKTAEEIPEERNQVQSSSWSSPSQKPDIRPLQDLNNASLLSHSSSQEASGCSSRRKRKPTCYKEPSIKRKLRQGDPFTDTEFLHFSLCKSENKPVKAKGMTKKMKENKEWLPEGCLSAKAGKLVITERTRTVGESSPQAPRSSRI, from the exons ATGAGACAGAAAGCCAGCAGAAAAACTAGAGTAATTGGGCAAAGAGATGATTCTGATGAATATCTACCAAACATTGTGATAATACCAGAGTCCAAGGCTGAAGAACGGCCTAAAAGAAGCCAAACAAGCAGGAAGAATACTGCCAGGAATAGCAATTGTGatcagaaaaatgaagttaatGTTTTTAGGCCCTGCATAGATGTTCAAGGAGTAGCTAATGAGAGCACAAAGGATTTGCCAGGTAATCTAAAACAGCGCAGGGAAACATATTTTGTCCATCCTTTGGATCTTGCAGGAAATGTGGGTTGTTTCCAGACAGAAACTAAAGGGGGTGAAAATGTACCTCCCAGGTCTGTTCCTGGGAGCAAAGTGAGCAAAATCCCCAGAGCTGTTAAGAGCAATcaaaagagcaataaaaaacaGACAGGGGGCCTTCAAGAAAGTGGGCAAGGTGAAGTTGACCCCAACATGaatgctttgaaaaaagaaGCCTCTTGCAAACCCAGGCctcagaggaagaggagcaacTCTCGACCTCCAGAGACTGATTCCCTGGCCAGAAAAAATGATGGTGCCAAGGTTCTCATTGGAAGTTCCACAGAACTTACATCCAAGCAGAGTATCCTGATGGGGAAGTTTTCCTGCATTAGCCATCTGCTGTCTGAGCCAGGTGGTTTCTTGGAGGAGCAGCTACCTGAGATATCACTTGCAGATAGTCTTACAGACCTTTCGCACGGTCTTGAATCCTCCCATGTGAGCAGTTCTGCAGTTTTGTCTGTCAGCTCCAGACTTACAGAAGTACCATTTTCCAAGGTCTTAAGTACTGAGGGCAACAGAATGCCAGCAAAACCCCCTGTTTGGTTGAAAAACTCCCTGGTACTTACAGAAAAGACTGCAGAGGAAATACCTGAGGAAAGGAACCAAGTCCAGTCAAGTTCTTGGAGCTCACCTTCACAGAAACCTG ATATCAGGCCACTACAAGACTTGAACAATGCCAGTCTTCTGTCTCACTCCAGCTCTCAGGAAGCGTCAGGGTGCTCATCTAGGCGGAAACGGAAGCCAACCTGCTACAAAGAGCCATCAATCAAGAG gaaactgaggcagggtGACCCATTTACAGACACTGAGTTCCTCCACTTTTCTCTCTGCAAAAGTGAAAACAAGCCTGTCAAAGCCAAGGGAATGACCAAGAAGatgaaagagaacaaagaaTGGCTTCCTGAAGGCTGTCTCAGTGCCAAGGCAGGCAAGTTGGTAATAACAGAAAGGACTAGAACAGTGGGTGAAAGCAGCCCCCAAGCTCCTAGAAGCTCGCGCATTTAG